Genomic DNA from Telopea speciosissima isolate NSW1024214 ecotype Mountain lineage chromosome 2, Tspe_v1, whole genome shotgun sequence:
GTTTTTTATTGAAGATCAAACGCTCGAGTTAGGTTTTCATTCCGATCAACTAATGCTTTGGAGCCCGTAAGTGCAAGTTAGTTTTGATCGATCCGTTTCTTGGCTCtgtatctttattttttaattctgtttgcgaagttatttttttgaatctttATGTTACTGTGGGAGTAGCTAATGTTTGATCTGGTAGTTGTtatcttgaatttttttatattgTCGATGGTTAATTGAAGGACAAATTTTGATCTTTTCTTATCGGACTAGGAGATGATAGACTCCATGATGGTAGATTATGGTTAGGTATTATCTTTGATTCCTCGTGGTGTGTCACTTGTATGGGACTCTGAGTAACTTTCTAGAATTCTCAAGATTTCCATCATTGTCAGACTGAGCaaatttttgtttccattttttggAGTAGAGGTTCTAATTGGTGTTTATTATTGTTTCACTGAATTCTTAATGCATTTTCTGTGTTTTGTTCTCCTTCTTTGGGACCTGCAATGGGAAATGAAGTGGAATACATTGTTTCCACTATTTTGGATTTAAATTGGGGATGGAATGAAAAGAGAGATGACAAACATTCATTCAAGGAACTCATTCTAATTATTTTCCCTACCTCTGTTTGCGCTGCTTATTCAAATATCACGAGCTATATGTTTTGAAACTATAACCCTAGATTTGGCATTACAGAGAAAAGGGACTTATGCTACCAAAGCTTCTGGATTTTCTTTAGTTATCTACCTTATGCTCTTAAGGTTACTGCAGAAGGGCCTCACTATAACCTCGCTTTACTTTACTGCATGGGAGGAGCTCATCTCAGCATTAACTTTCCCTGAATGgtaaattgtatttttttttacccttgataTGGTGTTTCTGGTGGTATGAAGgagattatttatttttccaacATAATCCCTTAGGCTCAGTTTGGTTGTAAGGGGAgttaaagggaaggaaagtgaaaatttcaaacctagaaaagaaacttttgtaattattacccCACATGTTTATGTcattaactccaaatcattccttATTTGGTTATTATATTTCACTTTACTTTCCATCCAAATCCCTTGAATTTAAagagtaaaataaaaatcacatcTAAAGAGTATCATTACTAATTATTGTAGAAAATTTAAATAGTTTACATAATCATGttagataatgattacaaaaacttcattttaggtttgaatAACTTCACTACCCTTTAATTCCTCCTTGCAACCAGACAGAGCCTTAATATTCTCCTACTTATCTTTCTTCTTGGGTGTGCCCTGCCCCCAATGTTTAGATTAAGTGACCATCTTGGATGGTTTTAGGTAACTgggtttttttcccttttcgtTTTGcatgtttccccccccccccccgtatTTTATTGATTAAGTAAATGAGGTGTCCATGCTTAGCTTCTGGGTATCTTTATACATGTGCTTCTTATGAACTTCTAATTATTTCAGTGTCTTAAGTATACACATTATTTGAACCTGGAACCTTTGTAGAGGCATGAATTGTACTCAATGAAATCAACATGGCTAGCAGACTCGCCCCCCTCCCAACCTTTAGAAAACTTTTTTATGAGTAGGCCCGTATGCTTCGTTTATTGAAATGGCTATACTTCACTAGTTTATGGGTTCTCATTGTACAGTGTTACTTATTGTTCCATCTGGTGATACATCTTTGAACAGGAAGATCTTCCACAAGCTTACACAATGAAGCCAGGAATTTCTTCTTTGAATCCATATGCAGCATCTTACATACCTCTCTCCAAACGAGAGGAGGAAAACAAAGGATTTGGACTTAATGGCAGGCATCCAGCTGGTGATGGAACTGGCCGGTCTGTAGCTCCATCTGAGAACCAACAAGTGACTAAACAGAACCAAGTTCAAGGAGAAGCTTCTCTTGACTTCAGCATCCATGGCATTGAAAAACTACTCGATTCTGAGAATGGGACACAGAAGGGCCACTCGGTTTATGGTTCTCATGATTCATGTTCTCAGAATCCAAATGGCAAGATAGAAAAACAGGGAACTCGTGATGCTTCTGAGATGGATCTGGCATATCTTGGCATTATGTTTCCTGGTATATCTGATCAGTCACTTGCCGATGTCTACTCTGTAAATGAGGGTGACCTGGATGCATCAGTTGAAATGCTGCATCAACTTGAGGTAATGATCTTTCTGTTTCccccttcttttcctttattcTAATAATTCCCTTTTTTCTAACCTAGAGGTGCATATTTATAGCCTATAGATTAGGTGCTGCCACCAATATTATTTGTACACTATATTTTGTTATTTGCTTTTGCATCTTTCGAGTGGCACCTACAGATTCAACCATACAATGAATTTCTGGAACCAACTTCATACAGAATTTGATAAGAACAAAATTGTATTCTAATCTTTTTTCTGGAATACCATGTCTTTTTCATTTACATTTTTGATAACATTCGGGATTAATcagttttttttaatatgattCTGGTATCCAGTTTATTTCAGCACCATACACTGGTAGTCATAAAAAATGCATTTAGAACAAACTGAACTCTATTAATTCCTATTGATAATGAATTGATTTCACTTGATCTCTGTAGTCTGTTTCATGTTTATTTATGCCCTTCGTAGTTCTTGTTATCTCCCATTGCAGGGGGGTATTTCTTGTTATTCCCATGTTCAATCTCTCCTTGATCCTTGTCGACTGGTTTATCATTTAATTGTTTTCTGTGTTTGCAGGTCTATCCTGCAGATGTTTCTCAACATCTTCCAGACTCCTTGGACGTTGGTGATGTGTCAGTGATTGAGTATCCAGCTGAAGGCACATCTGAGAGGCCGAATCAAACCACCTCTGATGAAGTTAATGGGTCTTCGTCTTGTTCATTGAAATCAGCCTCTTGACTTGTGCTCTAACCGCCTGCAGTGTGAGAAAGGTAGGAAAAGAAGCTTGATGTCTGCTTTCTTGGATTGTGTGGtgagaagttaaaaaaaaatttggagagGGGGTAGTTCTTTCCTTTGCCGAACTGATGGATATCAACCATGTCATGTTATAATTTTTAGTGGCTTTGTTCATTCtgtctttcctttctttcatcATGAGTTTTGTTTCATGGGTAATCAGCTCATCATCCCCTGTGCAGTTCTTCTTCTGCAAATTATTCTCATCTGAAATGAAAGCGAGTTTTTTTCATCTTATCATCTTTCTCTTTTGATGTTAACACTTTGCAGGGGTAATAGCCCATCTATAAAACTAAGAAGGTATTTTGCAAAACCCAGAAATTAAGAAATTAACCATATCTTATGATTTTGAAACCCAAATTATCCATTATATTCTGTGGAACAGCCAATATAATAGATAGAATACAGTTTATCTAAATTTTGATTTGATAGatggttgagacttgagaccaTCTGATCTGCCTGCGTGCTTGCCTGTTCTGGAAATTTTCGCTTTCATTTCACTTTCACTATTACACACTACACAGTTCGTGTGTAGCATTTGTGATGTCATGCGTGATTACCAGTAGTtacaaaattatttaaaaatacaTTTTATTCCCCTTTTTATACGGATCAAATATATAGTTTTTGTATTGAAAAACAAGATTGCCCTCTTAACGAGGACTTCCTCCTAATTTGTGTGCATTATCAAGTTAACGTGGTGGTCACAACATGTTTTGACAGGttctttgtatttctttattcATTTGGATATTGTCAGGGGTATTTTGAATAATTCAAAAAATACTTTTACTCAATATATTGAATAAACTGTTATTCTTAACTAAATGTGCAAAATATCATACCCATATTTTATTGATTCTGTTTATAATTGTGGGCCTGTGGCCTCAGTAATATATTGAGGTGtcccaaaaatataataaaatagacTAAAACGGAAGACTTCCCCTATGGTATTCTTTTCCCTTCCACCCTacaacccaaaaattaaaaaaaataaaaaataaaaaaatctgttgTTAAGAATTGATGTTTCAAAAATGGGAATCAAATCGTTGGATCTAGGATTCAGATCTGAGGggctgattctagggtttttgagaGATTTTGACTGATTCTAATCTGGATTGGAATCAAAAGGAACCAATTTACTTTGCTCGAGCTAACTATCTTCTTTGAAGCTTTGTGTAATTCTAATGAAGTtttttctcttatatttttcactctaataataattattggAATAATTTAAACCAGATTTTTGATACTAACCTGAGATAGAATCCATCCAGAAGAGCAAGAAGGTGTGGAAGTGATACAGATGGAGAGGTTGTATACACGCATGTGTGGATCCTTTCGTACACGCCAAGACACaggttggggggagggggggggggggaaccacCTCCTATTTACGCTTTCATGGCCGATGACTCCTATACCTCTGAATTAGTACTCGGGCGTTGTGGGAAACCTTCCCTGAATACAATATTATTGCACAATACACTTTAGACCAAAATGCAGTGACTTTTGTGCAAGTAGAGAAGTACCACTTAGGTTTGAACCCACTCACTACCTTCAAGGCCCCAACTAGGGCCTAGGGGCATTGAAATAAGACCGTATCGGTCCGGTATTAGTTTGGATTTTTATAAACCATTACAAGACCGAAATTGATCAGACCGATCTATGAGATTGATCGAACTAATCTTTGGACCGAAATAGGAAGAAGTAATGAACAcctcccccacccaaaaaaaaaaaaaaaaaaaccccaaaaaaatcgACATTGGATCAAAACCAGCCAGAACAATCAATAGCTATCATTGTCAATTTGGCTTTTGTAAACCAAACACCTTATTGGTCTGGATTCAATTTGACCCAATATATGCAAAATCAATTGATATCAGATTGAACTGACCGTTCGACACCCGGTCCAAccctaaaacattagaaaaaggaaaaaggtagATCGGTTAACTTAGGTCTTCTCCTAATGACAAAACTGTAATGAAactacaatttggatcctctattgcagAGCTGTCCAGCAGAACCGTGCTGCCAAGATACGATGAGACGCACAATGACAACTTTACCCCGACTTGCGCAAGGCGCTCAGGCAGggataaggcgatcattgctcgggcaggggtaaggctctGATCTAACAAACAGCTAGATCTAGATCACAGCCGCACACTGAGAATCACCAATCACCCACCCCTGCAGTGGGCCCCATCCCTCTTCCCAAAGTATAGGAAGTGACAAAACATTGTTTAGGGAAAGGATCAAACCTACCCCGGGCTTGAATTCAAGTCTCAGTTCACGGGTTATCCTTATCCTTAAAAACAAAATACTAATTACTACTACTTAATTCCCAGGTAAAACCCCATTAATATAtaaccactctctctctctcttacttccaaaaacgaaaaaaaaacaagaggagAGGAAGACAGGAAAGAGAAGGGACGTGACTTGACCGTAAATTTCGTTCagtttctctctcttaatttaaaaaaaaaaaaaaaagggttagagATAAATATCCTTCGCAAATGCAAAACTGACAATTAAAATGCCGGCgtcaaactttaagaaaagaagaaacttcGGTAATCATCAATTCGCCAATTTTCATTTTCacaccaccatcaccacaaAATACATTTTCCAAATAAAGAATTTTGAACTCCTGACAACTCGCGTTAGAGTTCCCCCATTACCCTCTTCAATACCCGTccgtctttcttttctcttctctttccattttgaaattttttgagttcACAAAAGATCAAGGAAGGcctgttttttctttgtttttttttacgTAATTCTTCTTTGGTGGATTCCTCATGAATTTATAGAGAATTTTAGTTGATTTTCTTTGAGGTTCTTCAATTAATCTGGGTGATCTGATTGTTGTTTCATTTTCGAAGAATCTCTGGGATTTGATTTGAGCTTCGTTCGTTTGAGGCGAATTTCGAGAATGTGATACGTACTTAGGAAGGAATCCAGAGGTCTTCGAGGTATCAATGGTTTAAAGTCCTATGAGAAACTTCATTCTAGTAGGAACAACCGAAAGAGATTCAAAGATATTTGCTCTTGAAGAAACGCTCGAGTTACAGAGGCCGTTCTGTTTCTGCAACTTTTCGATTCATTAGCTAATCTGAAAGAAGATCCAACTTCGTTTCTTTAAGGTCTCAGTCGACGAATAACAGAGATCTGAGAATTGAAACCGGAGCTATCCCTGTTGGAGGTCGAACTACAAAGATTTTCTGCAACATTTGTAAGGGCTAGGCTTCCAATACAAGTTTTGAGATTGAGGTTTCGTTTTAGTCGTCTCGTTTTACACGATCACGATGGGAGTCGATTACTACAACATCTTGAAGGTGAATAGAAACGCAACGGATGACGATCTCAAGAAATCTTACAGGAGATTGGCAATGAAATGGCATCCCGATAAGAatccaaacaataaaaaagaagcAGAGGCTAAATTCAAGCAGATTTCCGAAGCCTACGAAGTAAGATATCTCTACTTCTAattttctttctcccatttcgGTTTGAGATTTCCATGCGTTCTATATTTGTCTATGTAACAACAAAATGCAGGTTTCTGGTCTCTGTTAATCCTTGCATTTCATCTTGTTTGTCCTGTTATGGATGACAATACCAAATTTTAATTCTTCGCTATTGGGAATTTTAATTATCTAATTCAACTAAAATCTAAAAAATCACTAAAAGGCCAACCTTTCCCGGGAAATTTGAACCTgcaaaaagaatcaaaataactgatttttttttttgattcaGGTCTTGAGTGATCCACAGAAAAGGACGGTCTATGATCAatatggagaagaagggttgAAAGGCGCGACTCCCTCTGGTTCCTCCGGTGGAAGTGGATTCCCCTTTGGTGGTGGAAATTCTGGTGGTCCAAATGATTTCATGTTCAACCCAAGGAACGCAGAGGACATCTTTGCAGAATTCTTTGGGAATAGCCCTTTTGGGTTCGGTTCATCAGGTCCTGGGAGGTCTATGAGATTCCAATCCGATGGAGGTGGGATCTTCAATGGGTTTGGTGGGACTGAAAATCACTTTCGAACGTACAGTGAGGGGGTCGGAGGAGGCATGCCCCGGAAGCCACCGCCGGTGGAGAGCAAACTACCATGTAGCCTTGAGGAGCTGTACACTGGGTCAACAAGGAAGATGAAGATCTCCAGGAAAGTGGTTGATGTCAGTGGGTATGTATTCTTCTCTTCACACACAACTTCTCAGCTTCAGTCatgttttctcaatttttttgctCTGACCATATCTTTTTATGAATTAGCTATTGAGTGAATGAGTTTAAAAAACCCTATCCCTATAAACATTTACCTGACAACCGAAGTATAAACTCCACTCCAATTTGATAATGTTGGTTACTTTCCATTGTGAATTTGTTCTTGATCGGTATTATGGATCACTGGGAATTTGGTGACATCTTCTACAAATATAAAATGGTGAATATGCTATCAAGCAGGTCTAACAGAATCATACATTTATAAGGGAAGAATTATTATGGTTTTTAAGATGGGGATGTTTTTCTACACGCTCACTTCTTCTTGGGATGTAAATCATTTTATCATACCTACACATACCAGTTTAACTTTTTAAGTAACAATTGATCAAATGAACAACTATGCCCTGGGCTTATCGTTTTCTCATCTCCctcttgaataaaaaaaaaaattaatatttcgCAGGCGACTAGTTCCAGAGTCAGAGATCTTAACAATCACTGTGAAGCCTGGGTGGAAGAAGGGAACAAAGATCACATTTCCAGACAAAGGAAACGAACAGACAAACCAGCTACCAGCAGATCTTGTATTTGTGATTGATGAGAAGCCACATGATGTCTACGAGAGGGATGGCAATGACCTGATTATCACCCAGAAGGTGTCATTAGCAGAGGCACTTGGGGGAACCACTGTGAACCTCAAAACACTGGATGGTCGTGAACTGAATATTCCAGTAACTGATGTTGTGAACCCAGGGTATGAGCTTGTGATTGCAGATGAAGGAATGCCAATCGCCAAGGAGCGAGGGAACAGGGGCAATCTTTGTATCAAATTTGAAGTAAAGTTCCCAACAAGATTAACATCTGAGCAAAAGACAGGTCTCAAGCGTATCCTAGGAGGTTGATTATAAGGGTAATCTTTATCAACAAAGATatctatataaatatattaGTGACTCACATTCTTCACATCATTTCCCATTTGTTTTTGGTCTGAATTGATTTGAGTATCATCAATCAGGATAGGGCTCAGTCGATTTAGTGTATCCAATGTAAAATGGATGTTGTGTTCTTCCCATTATTAATGTGTAGTTTTCATTTTTGTTGTTATATTTTGGTCTTCTTGGTGGTCACCCCTTAGAACCTCTTTAGCGGAGCTTGTACCTATGACCGAACTGTTTTTGTAAAGGGAAGCCTACTTCATTTTCTAGTATACTCATATTTGAGCCTATCATAAGGGATGTCAGTGAGGGAAGCTCGATTGCCATACAGCATGAACAAATATTCTTGACATGAAAATTAAATTTCCACACTGCGAATGAGAGCATGTATAATCCTAAATGAAAATGTTAAGAGAAAGCTTTATGTGGGTTAAGAGTATAATGTAATTTGAACTTAACATTGATAATTATATACTTTAAACCCTATTTGATCAAACATTGAGGGTGTTTCCGTTGTTCAGCATCCTCGTATTATTAATTTTTCAACTTGATAAAGATTATAAATCAAGTATATGCTTTGACGAAGCTCAGTTTTAGAGTGCATTTAATTTTGATGCTCTTGCACTTCTATTCTTGCTATCGCGTAGCCAGCAAAGCAATGGAGGAATTCTGTTACTTATGAAGTCATATGGTGACAGTTGGACCTGGAATGAAAGCATTTCATCTTAATTTGCTAATGCATCTACTTACTTGCGATTTCGGCTAAAATCTACACAAGAAGTCATCACCATCATTTGAGTAAATAGAAGGAATCCAATTAGTAAAACCTAAGATGCCCATATTTCTAGTTTACACTAACTAAACCACTCGTAACTCAGATGAGTTTGTCTTGAAGCATCATTTCATGAATAGGATGCTATGAAATTCCAAAATAAAACGATTCCATTCCATGTGAAAACTAAATGCAGCCTCCATCAATCAAAATAATTGTTTAGTGCTTTTGTCTTACCATACAATGATCAAAGGTTTAACCCATGAACAAATTATTCATGTACCAACCTGAAAGTAAACCAAATTATCCAAAATTAGTAAGTGCAGGCAAGACACCAGCCTTTGGTAACAAAATCACCTCCAGACAAGACGACTACCATCTCAAATCGATAGATTTGTTACAGTAGAGGGAAGcctggattttttttccttttgtgggGGAGGGGATAGATAACAGAAAATGTCAATTATAGAAGCTTGGAGTATTTTTCAAATTACATTGTTAACCAAGAATACAAACATGGAGCATACACATCTACTTCTGCTTAAGCTACAGCTCATAACCGCCAGGCACACCAAGAGAAAGATCGAGATACAATGCATGTTGGTGCAAACATCTAGTGCAAACCTGCTTGTTCTACAAGGTGTTTGTATTCATCCGATACATATGATTTCACCCTGATTGAGGGTTTTCCTCCATCCTTTGCTGGAGACACATACTTCAACCCTATTACTGTTTCAAGACCTGCAACAAAGAGagccaaataaattttttttttcgaatcTTCCAGATGGAATTACATTGACAAAGAATGACATACATGGAAGACACATAATGACAAAAGTTCCATTCAATGAAATCGTAAGATTACTCCAACCAGACACATAATGATACTCAAAAAGTGCCACTCAATGAAACCATAAGATTACTTAAACTATTCCAGACCATGGCTACTTCGGATTAATTTCCGTTAGTATAAAAAAATCCTAGAAAGtgtggattttttattttgcattCCCTGTGGAGAAACTAAAATTACGGCAAGTAGAGCATTAATTTAacgggaaaattacatgattagttacTATTGGGTTTCcctttacaaaactgtccaccttaGGTTTGAGTTTACAAAACTACCCAATTTTGGGTTTAAGTTTACAAAACTGTCAAAAACAGTATTCCACCCTTCAATCATGTACACTTTTTCACCGTTTTACCCCCAACTTCCCCTTCCCCGATAAACTCCACGGCTCCACCGATCCACCCCAAGCCCACAAACCACACTTTTCCTTCGCAAGTCCTCAGCCTCTGTGTGTCACCACCCTGCCATTGCAGCCAGCCCCGCTCGTGAACGACAATAGAGGAAGATGGTCTCAAGGTCAGGGATTTGCGCTCAAAGAATGGTGGTGGATGCACACCATCACATGCTTGGCCACATCGCTTCGATCCTAGCGAAGGAATTTTTTCTGTAGCCCGCAACATGGAGATCTGCCTTTTGGGCGGTCTCGTTCGGCGAATAATGAAGGACCTTCGTTTCCTCAAGAAGAGGATGAACACGAAGACCTCTCATGGCCCTATTTTCCGTGATCCTACTAAGATGCTCTGGAGGATGGTTATCCCAAAGGCTCTCATGtgggttttcttcttgtttAAGTCGTGAATCGCCCAAAACATCATGAATCTCCACAACAACCTTTAATAATAAATAGCCACTTAATTTGAAGttgaattttttataattttttttgggataaacaGTTAATTTGAACTTGAAAGCGTAAATAGAATAAATCATAAACCAAATTGTCCATGCCAAGGCAGAGGCCTCTTATATTTGGTCCGCTTGAATGCGTCGAAAACCGGGCAAGTGCTGTTGAGATTAAAGAGGGGTAGGGAGGTTGCAGGGGCTGGGATGGACGGGGGGAAAGGGGTAGTTGCAGTGTGGGGCGGGATTACAGGGGGTGGGGGTAGCAGGGAATGGTGGGGCAGGGTGGCGAGGTTGCAGGGAAGGGAGGTGGGGGTATGGGGCTGCGCAGGGGAGTGGTGGTCGTacagggggtgggggtgtgAATGGCAGGGCCGGTGTGTGCGATGGAGGTGTACAGGGGTGGTTTGCGGTGGACTGGGTTGTGAGATGTTGCAAGGATGGGATTGAGATGGATAGTTGCAGGGTGGAGCGCGGGGCAGTAGGGGGTGGTGTTCGGAGAAGACAATGGGGTGGGGCGGCGGAGGTGGCGGTGGCTGAGGCAGCTGCAGTGGATGGGGAAGACGATAGGACTGGCGATACAAGGCTAGTAGAGGAAATTAGGGGCAAAAGTGTCAAGTTATGTaggaaaatggaggagaaccaCTGTTTTGGTTACTTTTGTAAACTGAAACCCAAACATTATATATTTCTGCTAAGTGAAACAAGAAGTAGATAAATTTGTAAAGACAAAGCCAATAGTAgataatcttgtaattttccctaatttaaaTCAGTTTCTCAGACATTATCtgcatattttctttcttttaaatattTCCAGTGTTCCAACATTCCCAGCAAGTGGAATTATGATCAATTACAGAAGATGGCTAAATTGCTAACTACTGTTCGGgattttgaaactttttttggggggaagagggtggggggggaggggggaaggtggTGTTAAAGTTAAAGCATTCTTGGAGCATTTTAACTCAGATTATGTGGTTATTATCTGAATGATCAGGACCTCAGTTGTAATTGCAAATAAACTTCACAATCAATACAATTCGATGCCAATCTCTAAAACCATGTATCACTGATGTAAACCATGAGTAGAGGCTGAAGCAACCAACACATGGAACCCTTTTGGGTCACCAGCTTAACTTGATACTGAGAGACTTGCTTCGTCACCTAGATCTCTTTGCCAGGTGACTAACCTAGGAGACCCATCAACCTCAGTTGTAATTGCGAATAAACTTCACAATCAATACAATTCGATGCCAATCTCTAAAACCATGTATCACTGATGTAAACCATGAGTAGAGGCTGAAGCAACCAACACATGGAACCCTTTTGGGTCACCAGCTTAACGTGCAATCAAGAGACTTACTTCATCACCTAGATCTCTTTGCCAGGTGACTAACCTAGCAGACCCATCAACCATAGTTGTATATTTACAACTGCAGAAAGACCCTAGTAGTTCCAAAACTTGTAAGGAAAACTCAATTAAATGCAATTCAACAAATCCTTTTCCCAACTATATGGGTGGGTTCGGCTACACAGATGCTGTTTGGTCATTCAAAATTGTAAAGTATCACTCAATCACAGTAAAACAAAATGAGTGAGGATGACAAGAGTTTTAGATTTGATAAATACTGAAATTGAAGTTGTTTCTAGAAACCATTCACCCCTAAGATAACTGTGAAGACCTCACAGAGGTTTGGAGGCTCCAACCTTTTGTTTCTTCGCTATTTTTACGTATCCAGCTTCCACAGAGTTATATGTTATCGAGTTGAGGGGGAGGGAGGCACTAATCTCGACTCTCCCTTCTCCCcttctttattttatgttttgatattccttttttaccctttgtgTTAGGTCAGCCCTAGTGTTGGTTATCTAATTGGTTTATACTTATAAATATTGAATTGTTTTGGGGAGTTATAACTCAACAGTTGAGACTTCCAGAGTTGCAGCACCCTCTACCGcctctctccccttcttctctttgaCTTCTTTATTCTTTACACACAGCATCACCAATGATATAGCAAGTTAGCAACCAAACAAATATCACCTAAATAGTCCGAGATGCACTGATTGAAATTAACAAACAAAGATCACCTAACTAGTACTGCATGCTCATAATCAGAATCCTACATGGAGGAGGGAATACTGAAAAAGTAATACCAATGATCCTTGGACACCTAGtgagaagaaaaatataagaaTTTTATTCATATACTCACTTCGATGTATGCGTCCATACAAAAATCGCTCGCCATTCCACCACTCCAAAGGTTTTATCTTGATTCTGTTGCTTCGTCTTACCCCAGATTCCCACAAAGAACCAGCTCCTAGAGATACACCACATTCATTACTATTATAGAACcacaaaatttaaaatgaagCATGAAGCAGTTTGATGCATGAAAAAACACCTGCAAGGCTCTGCCTGGGAGAAGCTCttgttctttttcctctcttgcGTGCCTGCGATTTAGGTTTGGTATGAATGTTAGGCTGTGTTCCAGAATTTAGCTCATTTTCCTGTTTCCAAGACAAAAATGACATGTTAATCAACAAGAATTAGTGAAAAACAAGTACTTATATCTGACCACGAAATCTCGGGATACAGTATTAAAGCTTATGGGAAAGACAGAATATCATGCACTAACAATCAAAGATACAGATGTTTATACCAAAGCAATATAATGTCAGAACAAGCATCTGAAAGAAA
This window encodes:
- the LOC122651268 gene encoding polyadenylate-binding protein-interacting protein 6-like — its product is MKPGISSLNPYAASYIPLSKREEAGDGTGRSVAPSENQQVTKQNQVQGEASLDFSIHGIEKLLDSENGTQKGHSVYGSHDSCSQNPNGKIEKQGTRDASEMDLAYLGIMFPGISDQSLADVYSVNEGDLDASVEMLHQLEVYPADVSQHLPDSLDVGDVSVIEYPAEGTSERPNQTTSDEVNGSSSCSLKSAS
- the LOC122651265 gene encoding dnaJ homolog subfamily B member 1 codes for the protein MGVDYYNILKVNRNATDDDLKKSYRRLAMKWHPDKNPNNKKEAEAKFKQISEAYEVLSDPQKRTVYDQYGEEGLKGATPSGSSGGSGFPFGGGNSGGPNDFMFNPRNAEDIFAEFFGNSPFGFGSSGPGRSMRFQSDGGGIFNGFGGTENHFRTYSEGVGGGMPRKPPPVESKLPCSLEELYTGSTRKMKISRKVVDVSGRLVPESEILTITVKPGWKKGTKITFPDKGNEQTNQLPADLVFVIDEKPHDVYERDGNDLIITQKVSLAEALGGTTVNLKTLDGRELNIPVTDVVNPGYELVIADEGMPIAKERGNRGNLCIKFEVKFPTRLTSEQKTGLKRILGG